The proteins below are encoded in one region of Cryomorphaceae bacterium 1068:
- a CDS encoding exonuclease domain-containing protein, which yields MPGLNTFALIKEMYVIVDIETTGGNKNTGRITEIAAIKHDGEKVIDTFETLVNPERPIPPFVQRLTGISDKMVADAPLFSEIAEKFDRFTANTIFIAHNVNFDYRFIREEFRKIGMEFSRRKMCTVQLSRKAFPGLPSYSLGKITAELSIALEGHHRAGVDAKATTILFEKIIQKESQKDLFDLNFGKPDFAMIASPLIDEELIDSIPDESGVFRFYNQKDEVVYVKRSQHMLTDVCKKLSEVDSKSGQDLLKDLHRIDWSPLGSDLLSQLDEAYEVLNEKPQFNAGKFSIKPRFAAYLKSEAEVVKLTLEKIRKDQKAELYFTSFFEGLDYFKELSSTSGIEIDYIKNGKHNTPTLDLTSAFEGEGKSIFPETEYLIVDEGRSASENSVVYVRGTHVVGYGFVDSENNDGYISEDDLIKTFEHLPELELVIRKYTEKGRYQKMLYFD from the coding sequence ATGCCCGGATTAAATACCTTTGCACTGATTAAAGAGATGTACGTAATTGTAGATATTGAAACGACAGGTGGAAATAAAAACACGGGTCGGATCACCGAAATAGCCGCTATTAAACATGATGGTGAGAAAGTAATTGACACTTTCGAAACCCTGGTTAATCCAGAACGTCCGATACCTCCATTCGTACAGCGCTTGACGGGCATTTCTGATAAAATGGTTGCAGATGCTCCGCTTTTCAGCGAGATAGCGGAAAAATTTGACCGTTTTACAGCGAATACAATTTTCATAGCTCACAACGTAAACTTTGACTATCGTTTTATTCGAGAGGAATTTCGCAAAATCGGTATGGAGTTTAGCCGCCGTAAAATGTGTACGGTTCAGTTGAGCCGAAAAGCATTCCCCGGACTACCGTCGTATAGTTTGGGTAAAATAACTGCTGAACTTTCTATCGCTCTGGAAGGTCATCATAGGGCTGGTGTAGATGCAAAAGCAACTACCATACTTTTTGAGAAAATCATCCAAAAGGAGAGTCAAAAAGATCTGTTTGATCTCAATTTTGGAAAACCTGATTTCGCAATGATTGCGAGTCCGCTTATTGACGAAGAACTGATTGATTCCATTCCCGATGAAAGTGGTGTATTTAGATTTTACAATCAGAAAGACGAGGTGGTCTACGTAAAGCGCTCTCAACATATGCTAACCGATGTGTGCAAAAAACTCTCGGAAGTTGACAGTAAATCGGGTCAAGACCTTCTTAAAGATCTTCACCGCATTGACTGGTCTCCACTTGGTAGCGACCTGCTTTCTCAGCTTGACGAGGCTTATGAAGTTCTGAACGAAAAACCTCAATTCAATGCAGGCAAATTTAGCATCAAGCCTAGATTTGCGGCTTACCTAAAGTCAGAAGCAGAGGTAGTCAAACTTACCTTGGAGAAAATCAGGAAAGATCAAAAAGCCGAACTTTATTTCACGAGCTTTTTTGAAGGTTTGGATTATTTTAAAGAGCTCTCGAGCACTTCGGGTATCGAAATTGATTATATCAAGAATGGAAAGCACAACACCCCCACTCTTGATTTGACCTCGGCGTTCGAAGGCGAAGGTAAATCCATATTCCCTGAGACCGAATACCTCATCGTAGACGAAGGACGTTCAGCCTCCGAGAACTCTGTAGTATACGTAAGAGGAACCCATGTGGTGGGCTACGGGTTTGTGGATAGCGAAAACAACGATGGATACATCAGTGAAGATGATCTTATCAAAACGTTCGAACATCTACCCGAATTGGAGCTCGTTATACGCAAGTACACAGAAAAAGGGCGGTATCAAAAAATGCTCTACTTCGACTAG
- the yajC gene encoding preprotein translocase subunit YajC: MEQGELINILFWVGIIAVFYFFMIRPQAKRAKDAKKFREALGKGTKVVTIGGIHGKVLEVQEKTVLIDTMTGTKLKVEKSAISPDGVSEEAIAKK, encoded by the coding sequence ATGGAACAAGGTGAATTAATCAATATTCTTTTCTGGGTCGGTATTATTGCCGTCTTCTACTTTTTCATGATTCGTCCGCAGGCCAAGAGAGCCAAGGATGCCAAGAAATTTCGCGAAGCACTGGGAAAAGGTACCAAAGTGGTAACCATTGGAGGAATCCATGGTAAGGTGCTGGAAGTTCAAGAAAAGACGGTTTTAATTGACACCATGACCGGTACAAAGCTGAAGGTTGAAAAATCTGCCATCTCTCCTGATGGTGTCAGTGAAGAAGCCATTGCCAAAAAGTAA
- a CDS encoding DUF1573 domain-containing protein yields MKVKYLIAFFIIGLFASCEESENRAVGTEVIDIPVQEDGSYDEDEIAVINFSEKTIEAGKITQGELITHKFAFTNTGNVPLLISNVDGSCGCTIPRSYPKGKVMPGEGGEIEVEFNSDGKVGFQNVSIIVSANTIPAATQLLIKTDVVVPDNMK; encoded by the coding sequence ATGAAAGTAAAGTATTTAATAGCTTTTTTTATAATCGGACTTTTCGCTAGCTGCGAAGAAAGTGAAAACCGTGCGGTAGGCACGGAGGTGATAGATATACCGGTTCAGGAAGACGGGAGTTATGATGAAGACGAGATCGCAGTCATCAACTTTAGTGAAAAAACAATCGAAGCAGGAAAAATAACACAAGGAGAACTTATTACACACAAATTTGCATTTACGAATACGGGAAATGTGCCTTTGCTCATCTCAAATGTTGACGGCTCTTGTGGTTGTACGATTCCTCGCAGCTACCCAAAAGGAAAAGTGATGCCTGGGGAAGGCGGAGAAATTGAAGTAGAGTTTAATAGCGACGGCAAGGTGGGTTTTCAAAACGTAAGCATTATCGTTTCGGCGAATACCATACCCGCTGCAACGCAACTCCTTATTAAAACAGATGTTGTCGTTCCTGACAACATGAAGTAA
- the coaE gene encoding dephospho-CoA kinase (Dephospho-CoA kinase (CoaE) performs the final step in coenzyme A biosynthesis.): MPKSKPLRVGITGGIGAGKSVVAKVFSVLGVPVFNADAIAKQILTSDPEVVSAVRGHFGAGAYRDGVPDRDYLARVVFSDSSQRETLNSIIHPAVGTAFEEFCAANEQLPYVLKEAAILVETGGYEQLDALILVTAPEALRIDRALSRDKTDRASVEKRISAQLSDEEKRPHAHFEIENDDKNPVIPKVLQIHNAILRSA, translated from the coding sequence TTGCCAAAAAGTAAACCTCTTCGTGTTGGGATTACAGGCGGTATTGGCGCAGGAAAGTCTGTTGTAGCAAAGGTGTTTTCCGTTCTTGGTGTTCCCGTTTTCAATGCAGATGCTATTGCAAAGCAAATTCTCACTTCAGATCCTGAAGTGGTCTCTGCGGTGCGCGGTCATTTCGGAGCAGGAGCATATCGCGATGGCGTACCCGATCGCGACTATTTGGCTCGAGTCGTTTTTAGCGACTCGTCCCAGAGAGAAACCCTCAATTCAATTATCCATCCGGCGGTAGGGACGGCTTTTGAAGAGTTTTGTGCCGCTAATGAGCAATTACCATACGTGCTGAAAGAAGCTGCAATTTTAGTCGAGACAGGCGGTTATGAGCAGCTGGATGCTTTGATATTGGTTACAGCTCCTGAGGCCTTAAGGATCGATAGAGCCTTGAGCAGAGATAAGACTGATCGCGCATCGGTTGAAAAAAGAATTTCTGCCCAGCTCAGCGATGAAGAGAAACGACCTCACGCCCATTTCGAGATTGAAAACGACGATAAGAATCCTGTTATCCCAAAGGTTTTACAAATTCATAACGCAATACTGCGCTCAGCTTAG
- a CDS encoding endonuclease, whose protein sequence is MNKVFTLFTFLFILSVSAQVVETSVTTVDFEMVDYGEPENISIELINLSNEEVLIEEILFFDIYESSPFQISDIPSSIPASSMVTLEVVFDPVHNIDHNTEMIIKTSGNRGAIAVDLRGVCDYPGDYYDDTFDEIDEDLKEALSDILSDGYITLGYGLARDKMYMEIDNQRLNGQGSVQNRLTRSYIGTDAVGYTSRQDAQNNYNLNTEHTFPQGNFNSADPMVSDIHHLFVTDVNANSTRGNLRFGNVVSGVDWSEGGSQRGFNASGELVFEPRDEQKGLSARAILYFVTNYQNFGGHLSADMENAMREWHFEFPPTEVDLQRSEDIFAYQNNRNPFAEYPQMVNRIFSFRTDQNRPNVGELEISHTEVNFGTVVGESADFNIVLANTGERFFSVSDIEVGGEGFSLADGQDVSFVISQGESAEIKVNFNPSIVQGLSNGALVFNTNLPNSEPVTIPLTADGVLGLSNLTDLGIVLHPNPAQDVFRLSGNTSDIQAVQLLDIRGREVMAYATPSSVYPLESVANGIYLVKVYFKNGSYGIQRLAVGR, encoded by the coding sequence ATGAATAAAGTATTTACTCTTTTTACCTTCCTATTCATTCTTTCAGTTTCCGCTCAGGTAGTAGAAACTTCTGTTACCACTGTAGATTTTGAGATGGTCGATTACGGTGAGCCCGAAAACATTTCAATTGAACTTATCAATTTGTCAAATGAAGAAGTTCTAATAGAGGAGATACTGTTTTTTGATATTTACGAGAGTTCTCCCTTTCAAATCAGCGATATTCCAAGTTCTATTCCTGCAAGTAGTATGGTCACCCTGGAGGTCGTATTTGATCCCGTTCACAATATTGACCATAATACCGAGATGATTATTAAAACCTCGGGAAACAGAGGCGCAATTGCCGTAGACTTAAGAGGTGTATGTGATTACCCTGGTGATTACTACGATGACACTTTTGATGAAATAGACGAAGATTTGAAAGAAGCTTTGAGCGATATTTTGAGTGATGGGTACATTACTTTAGGCTATGGCTTAGCTCGCGACAAAATGTACATGGAAATCGATAATCAACGGTTGAATGGACAAGGTTCTGTCCAGAATCGCCTTACCCGATCATATATTGGTACAGATGCAGTAGGCTACACAAGCCGCCAAGACGCTCAGAACAATTATAATCTAAATACGGAACATACCTTTCCCCAAGGAAATTTCAACAGTGCTGATCCAATGGTATCAGATATTCACCATCTTTTTGTGACTGATGTCAACGCTAATTCGACTAGAGGTAATCTTCGGTTCGGAAATGTGGTGAGCGGAGTAGACTGGAGTGAAGGCGGGAGCCAAAGAGGATTTAATGCATCGGGTGAGCTGGTTTTCGAACCGCGTGATGAACAAAAAGGTTTGTCAGCGAGAGCCATACTTTATTTTGTCACCAACTACCAAAATTTTGGAGGGCACCTTTCTGCAGATATGGAAAATGCTATGAGAGAATGGCATTTTGAATTTCCTCCGACTGAGGTTGACCTTCAGCGTAGTGAAGATATATTCGCCTACCAGAATAACCGAAATCCCTTTGCTGAATATCCGCAGATGGTGAATAGAATTTTCTCCTTTCGTACTGACCAAAATCGACCAAATGTTGGTGAGCTGGAGATCAGTCATACCGAAGTCAATTTTGGAACGGTAGTAGGAGAGTCTGCTGATTTTAACATTGTGTTGGCCAATACAGGCGAGCGATTTTTCAGCGTATCGGATATTGAAGTGGGTGGTGAAGGGTTTAGTTTGGCTGATGGGCAGGACGTGAGCTTTGTAATCAGTCAGGGAGAATCTGCTGAAATTAAAGTCAATTTCAATCCTTCAATTGTTCAAGGTCTGTCAAACGGGGCGTTGGTTTTCAATACTAATTTACCAAACTCCGAACCCGTCACTATTCCTTTGACTGCTGACGGTGTTCTTGGCTTGAGCAACCTGACTGACTTAGGCATTGTTCTTCACCCGAATCCCGCTCAAGATGTTTTCCGTCTAAGCGGAAATACTAGCGACATTCAAGCGGTTCAATTGCTGGACATCAGAGGTCGAGAAGTGATGGCTTATGCCACCCCTTCTTCAGTTTATCCTTTGGAATCAGTTGCGAATGGAATCTACCTCGTGAAGGTATATTTCAAGAATGGTTCGTATGGTATTCAGAGATTGGCAGTAGGCCGCTAG